A window of the Deltaproteobacteria bacterium genome harbors these coding sequences:
- the truB gene encoding tRNA pseudouridine(55) synthase TruB — protein sequence MPVLRTRKRPMRDGILVMDKPSGMTSFQMVQEVRKRFKVKKAGHAGTLDPLATGVLPICLGRATKIVRFIMAGHKVYQGTMLLGVTTDTYDAAGRVTEQRPLPSDLDLVSLQNAAKKFTGRLFQPPPPFSAAKHKGRPLYKFARQGIMVQKESRPVQVFSFEILEMRLPEVDFRVHCSKGTYVRSLVNELGSDLGCGAHVKGLQRIRSGPFDIGQALKIETLDEILESKGPSGVLIPVEKALAHIPAIEIDIDMAADLRNGRPILVSRLRELMESQDHESDPELPYLRLLLCRAPFSKNGSGSQGKDLVSVVTWPTVLKTDNHKILRPIKIWPGKCAVAD from the coding sequence ATGCCTGTTTTGAGGACTCGGAAACGGCCGATGCGTGATGGCATCCTGGTAATGGACAAGCCATCCGGCATGACTTCCTTCCAAATGGTTCAGGAAGTTCGCAAGAGGTTTAAGGTCAAAAAAGCCGGACATGCGGGTACCCTTGATCCGCTTGCCACAGGTGTATTGCCCATATGCCTGGGACGTGCAACAAAGATCGTCCGGTTCATTATGGCGGGTCACAAGGTATATCAGGGGACCATGCTTCTGGGAGTGACTACCGATACTTACGATGCAGCAGGAAGGGTCACGGAACAAAGGCCCTTACCTTCGGACCTTGATCTGGTCTCTTTGCAAAACGCAGCCAAAAAATTTACGGGCAGGCTTTTCCAGCCGCCTCCACCATTCTCTGCAGCCAAGCATAAAGGAAGACCGTTATACAAATTCGCGCGTCAGGGAATAATGGTCCAAAAGGAATCCAGGCCGGTGCAGGTATTCTCGTTCGAGATCCTTGAAATGAGGCTGCCAGAGGTGGACTTCAGAGTGCACTGCTCAAAAGGTACCTATGTAAGGTCACTTGTAAATGAGCTCGGATCTGATCTGGGCTGTGGTGCTCATGTAAAGGGCCTGCAAAGGATTCGAAGCGGGCCTTTTGACATAGGGCAGGCATTGAAAATTGAGACCCTTGATGAAATTCTTGAAAGCAAAGGACCTTCAGGGGTTCTTATTCCTGTTGAAAAGGCACTGGCCCACATCCCTGCCATTGAGATAGATATTGATATGGCAGCGGATTTAAGGAATGGACGTCCGATTTTAGTGAGCAGGCTCAGAGAGCTGATGGAGTCGCAAGACCATGAGTCAGATCCGGAATTGCCTTATCTGCGGCTTCTTCTTTGCAGGGCGCCTTTCTCAAAGAATGGTTCAGGATCTCAGGGAAAAGATTTGGTGTCTGTAGTGACATGGCCCACAGTGCTGAAAACGGATAACCATAAGATCCTGCGCCCTATAAAAATTTGGCCCGGGAAATGTGCTGTTGCAGATTAG